Genomic DNA from Candidatus Nitronereus thalassa:
GGCGCGGGCACCGTGGCCACCTGCGCGCCGACGGCGGATGCCACGGAGGTCTCGGGGACCATCACCGCGGCCGACGTGGCCGACGAGGCCGTGTTGACCATCGATTATGCGGGCGGCGGCACCACGCCACTGGCCGACGACGTGACCATCATTCTCGTGTGGAAACGACAATAAAAACCCAGTTGCTCGTGGCTCGTCGCTGGTCGCTCGTCAAAAAACCGAGCCCCAGCCCACGAGCCACGAGCGACGAGATGCGAGCGACGGAAATTCTATGAGCACGATTCAAACCTTTGAACTCTTGATGAACGATCGGCTGCGCGACGCCAAGGGCCTCATCGAGCAGGACGACAAGCACAAGGCCATTCAACAGGCGTTGAAAGCCTACAACAAAGAGCGCCCGCGCGAGCTGGTGCAGGACTATTCGGGCGACGGCGCCACGTTCGATCTGACGCTGCCCGCGAGCTGGGCGGCGGAGTTTTCGCTGGTGCGGTCGATTGAATATCCCGTGGGCCAGCGCGAGCCGGTGCTGTTGGAGCGGACGGATTGGGCGGTGTATCGCACGCCGAGCGGGCAGGTCTTGCGCCTGCAGGTCACGCCGCAGACCGGCGAGACCGCGCGCGTGACGTATACGGCCCCGCATGCCGTGGATTTTTCCTCGTCCACCGTGTTCGCGCAGGACGAGGAGGCGGTGGCGGATCTGGCGGCCTCGATCGGACTGCGAGATCTCGCGACGATTTTTGCGAGCAAGCAGGATGCGACGATCGCCGCCGACAGCGTCGACCATCAATCCAAGGCGCGCGAATTTTTGAAGCTGGCCGACGTGCTAGAGACACGCTATCGCGAGCATGTAGGCATCGGCATGACCACGCCGGTGCAGGCGGCCAGCACGTTTGTGGACGTCGACCAGCAAGGTCCCGGCCAGGGCGACAAACTCACGCACCCGAATCGCTATCGATGAGGGGGCGTTGCTCGTCGCTCGTATCTCGTCGCTCGTAAAAAAAAAGAGCCAGCGACGAGTCCCGAGCGACGAGCAACGAGTCCCGAGCAACGAGCAACGAGCAACGAGCAACGAATTTTATGCCACAAGCCATCACCATCACGGTCTCCACATTGAGGATCAAGCCCGAGGCGTTGACGCGCGGAATCAAGGCGGCACTGGCCGAGAGCGGCCCGGCGGTGGAGAGCCGAGTCCGGCAACACACGCCGGAGGGAGTGGGCGGCTCGCAGAGCGGCATCCGGGGCAGCCTGTTTTCGGAGTTGCGCGAGACGGGTCCCATCTTTGCCGAGGTGATCGGGTCGAGTCTCCCCTATGCCGCGCCCGTGGAGTTTGGCACCAAAGCGCCGCGGCGCATGCCGCCGGTGTCGGCGCTGCTGCCGTGGGTGGAACGGTTTGTGGCCACCGACGACCCCGAGGGCGTGGCCTTTCTCATTGCGCGATCCATCGGGCGGCGCGGCACGAAAGGCGCGTTCATGTTTCAGCAGGGGCTCGAGGACAGCGTGCCATTGATTGAAAAAATTTTCGACGTGCACGTGGGCGAGGCGACCGTGCGCCTGATTGAGGAGGGTCGATGAGTCTGCCGCAGATTCGCAGCGCGATTCAATCGATCTTGCAAGCCGTGGACCCGGACAGCCAGATCCATGATTTCGAACGCTGGGAGGATGACGCCGACAACATCGCGGCGCTGTTTCAACGCAACAGCGGCGACCCGTTTCGCGGCTGGGTGTTCAAGCCGGTCTCGCGCGAGGAGTTCATGCTGTCTCACACCTCCACGCGCATTGCGTATGTGTTCGAGCTGCGCTTTCTGCGTTCGGTGGAGGATGCCCAGGGCTCGGAGAAACTCGTGTGGGATGTGCATTTGGAGCCCGCGATCGCGGCGTTCAAACAAAGCGTGGATCTGGATGGCGCGGCCTGGTCCACCGGCCCGGTGGGCGGCGGCAGCGAATATGCGCTCCAGGTTGACAGCGTGCTCTATACGAAAGCCGGCGGGGTGCTCTGCCATTTCGCCAAATGTCATTTGACTGTTCACGTGCAAGCCAGCCTCCCGGCCTGACGCCGGGAGCATGAAGGAGGAGTCCCATGCCCAGAACCGCCATTCCCGTGCAGGAGATTGAAGGCAATGCGAATGAAGAGATCGTCTATACCGCCGGTGATGCCGCCAACGACATGCTGTTTCAAAACAACGGACGCACGCTGCTCATCTGCAAAAACGGCAGCGTCGGCGCGATTCAACTCACGATCGTCTCGGTGCCGGATCCGGTCCTGGGCCGAACCGAGGACATCGTCCAGTCCATTCCGGCGGGGGATGATTTCATTGTGGGCTTTTTGAAGCCCTCCGGCTGGAATCAAAAGAGTGGCGCTGATGCCGGCAAAGTGTATGTGAATCTGGATGACGACACCTCGGTGTCGGTGGCGGCCCTGTCGATCAAAGGGGCGTGATGCGCGAGTCCACCTACAATTTTTGGATCAATTTCTTGCGCCTGGTGCGCGGCCTGACGCAGGTCGGCGAGCGGCTGGTGAAAGATCGCAAGACCGAGGATGACACACCGGCGCCGCCTGCCGAATCGCGCGGCGCGGAAACCATCAAACGATCATGACCACCATTTTCTTTTTTCCATGTGTCGAGCAGGTGATCAATTCCGTGGGCATGCCCGGGGCCGTTGACGTGCAACGTGCGGCCACTCCGATGCCCGTCCTGGGTTGGCAAGACGCTCCTCGATGGTTCGAGGGAGACGTTCTATGGCAACGCAAGCGATTGCGGGATTCAAGGGCCAGGTGCTGCTGTCCACCGACGGCGGCACGGCCTACAACAAAGTGGCGGAGTTGCGTGAAGTCACGCTCACGGTGGAGGCCGACACCATCGACGCCAGCAGCCATGCGGCCAATGGCTGGAAAGAAAACATCAACGGCCTCAAGCAATGGAGTGCCAGCGCCGAGGCGCTGTTCGTCAATGACGACACGTATCTGCAGTCGCTGTTCGATGCCCTGCTCAACGAGACCACGCTCAAGTTCCGATTCGTGGCCGAAGAAAGCGCGGGCCAAAAAAAATGGGAGGGCGATGGCATTGTCACCTCGTTTGAATTTTCCATGCCGCAGGACGATGCCGTGGGCGCGTCCTTTGAAATTTTGGGCAGCGGCGCCCTCACGCAAGGCACGCAATCCTGATCGGTGTGACCCTGAGACCCTCGTCTCTCGCGGGGTGCACACTGTTGACCATCGCGAGGGACGAGACCAGGAGACCACATGACCGAATCACGAGGAGTGAAGTTTGAACTGGAGCTGGATCGCCCGCGCACGTTCACGTTGACGATGGGCAACATCTACAGGACCGAGAAATTGTCCGGGCAATCCTTTTTTCGCGGCCAGATCGGGCTGACGGATCTGGTGCCGCTGTTGTTTGCCTGCCAAAACCCCGGCGGCCCACGGCTCAAGATGGAGGCCATCCCGGACCTGATTGCCCATGCCGGCATGGCCAAAGTGTTTGGGGTGGTGGCGGATGCCATCAGCGACTTTTTGGGCGAGGAGGCCGAGGTCGGCGCGGGGGAGTCTGCTGGGGCGACGGCGACGGCTCCGACCCCGGACGGCCAGGATCATTAAAACCACGCGGCTTTGATTGGCCGGAGTTGCGCAAGATCGCATACGGCCCGCTGGCGTTGAAGCCGTGGGAGTTCGAGGCGCTCACGTATGCCGAGTTTCACCAGATGATCAAAGGCTATTTATGGCGCGTTGAAGACGAGGATCTTCGGCTCGACGAGCGCGACAGTTGGCGCATCGCCCATCTGACGGCGCCCCATGTGAAACGGAAACCGAATGTCAAGAAATTGTTCGAGGAGCGACGCAAACGCCATGACCAGAAACCCGACCATTCGCCGCGCGATGCCGAGGCCAAACTGGAGGCGGCCTTGAGCAGCGCCGGATCCAAACGGATGAGCCCGGCCGACCGCGCCCGCGAGCTGGACAAAATCAAAGCCGCGCTCGCGCGCCGCCGGCAAACACCATCACCCAGCACGGCACCGAAAGACTGACATGGCCACGACGAAAGAAATTTTCATCCGCATCGGCTCGGAGTTTTCGGAGGTCTTTGGCGACCTCGACAAACTCCAGAACAAGCTGAAGCGAAACGGCGAGCAGTTGACCTCGATCGGCAAGAAAATGTCGGTGGGCATCACGCTGCCGTTGGCCGCCATGGGCGCGGGGGCGCTCGCCATGTCCACCGATTTCAATGCGGCCATGGCGAACGTGGCGACGTTGATCCCCGGCAACATCGAGCGCGTGCAGGAGTTGAAATCCACGGTGCAGGACATGGCCGTGGGCGTGGGCAAAAGCACGGACGATCTGGCGGGCGGCTTGTTTCAGGTGATCTCGGCGTTTGGGGATTCGGCGGAGACCGCCCAGGTGTTGCAGATCAATGCCGAGGCCGCGGCCGCGGGGCTCGCCACGACCACGGACGCGATCAATCTCACCAGTGCGGTCACGAAAGCCTATGGCGACACGAGTGCCGAGGCGGTGCAACGGGTGGCCGATCTCGCCTTTCAAACCAACAAACTCGGACAGACCACGTTCCCGGAGATGGCCGCCACCATGGGGCGCGTGGTGCCGCTGGCCAAAGCCTTGAACGTGACCCAGGAGGAGCTGTTCGGCTCCATGGCCACGCTCACGGGCGTCACAGGCAACACGGCGGAGGTGACGACACAGCTCCGCGCCACGTATCAGGCGATTCTCAAACCCACCAAAGATATGTCGGGGGCGATCCTGCGAATTTCGGAGGGCATGATTGAAAGCGGCGAATTGACCGGGCCGCTGGTGGATCAACTCAATGAATTGAAGCGGGAGTTTGTCGCGGTCAATACGGAGCTGGATGCGGCATTCGCGGCGGGGGACAAGGGGGCCGCCAAGGAGCTGGAAAAGCAGCTCGGGGATATCTCCAAACAAATGAATGAAGTGTCCGGCGGGATGGGGGCCGGGATTGTGCAGGCCAAAGGTTTTCAGGAGACGTTGAAGCTCATCGCGGCGGAGGCGGATGGCAACAGCAACAAGTTGGGGCAGTTGTTTGGGTCGGTGGAGGCCATCGGGGCGGTGCTCGCGTTGACCGGATCGCAGGCCGACAATCTGGCCACCAAAACCGCCGCCATGTCCGAGGTCTCGGGCGCGGCCGGCGAGGCATTCAAAGAACAATCCGAGGGCATCAACAAAACCGGGTTTGCCATGGCGCAGGCGCAGCAAAAACTCGCGGTGCTCACGCAGGGCCTGGGGGATGAATTGGCGCCGGTGATGTTGTCGGTCGTCAATGCGGTCGCACCGTTGATCCAGGGCCTGCGCAATGTCCTGACGTGGTTTGCCAGTTTGGATGAGGGCGTGAAACAGACGGTCATCATTTTCACCGGCGCGTTTGCGGCCTCCGGCCCCATCCTGGTGGCGGTGGGCACGTTGATGACGTTGCTCGCCGGCATCACCGCGCCGATTTTGGTGGGCGGCGCGATCATCGTGGGCATTGCCGCGGGCGTGGCGGCGATCGTCGCCAATTGGGACCGGATCAAACAGATTCCGGCCGTCGTGCAAAAGATGGTGGAGGACGTGAAAACGTGGATGGTCGACAAACTCCAATCCCTCATCGTGCAGCCGGTGAAAGAGAAAATCGAGGCGGTGACGGGCTTTTTCAAAACCATGTTTGACAAGGTCGTGGGCGGGTCGTTTGTGCCGGACATGGTGCGCGGCATTGGGCAATGGATGGGGCCGGGGTTGCAGCAGAACATGGTGCAGCCGGCCATGCAGGCCACCGGGCAGACGTCGTTGCTGTTTCAGCAGATGACGGTGACGACGGCCGAGGCGTTGCGAGGCTTGCAGGAATCGGCGGTGTTCACGTTCGGGGCGATCCGCACGAATTTTGTGAACACGCTCGTCGGCATGATCGCGGGCACGACGACGTTCGTGGAATTTTTAAACCAGCTCTGGCAGACGATTCTGGCGGGGGCGCTCAATGTGATTTTGTCCATCGGTCTGCAATGGGCGTTGGGGCAGTTGCTCCAGCAGCAACAGGCGGCAGAGACCCTCGGCGTGTTCACCGCCGTGGAGGCGGCGAAGACGGCGATCTTTGGGGCGGAAGAGACGGCACGGCTTGGCATCATGCTGGCCACGAATCAGGCCATGCTGGCGGCGGTGTTTGCCACCATTGGCGGCATGACGGCGGTGGGCAATGCGGCCCTGGGCATTTTGGCAGCGGCGCTGGCCGCGGTGGTGAGTTTTCTGTTGGCGGTGGCCTCGGCGGTGGCGGGCATTCCGATTGTGGGACAAGTGCTGGCTGGCATTCTCATTGTGGGCGCCGGGGTGGCGGCCTTTCAGGGCGCGGCGGCCATTGCCGTGGGCGCGGCTGGCGTGCAGGCGGCGGCGGGCACGGCCATTGTGTCGGCCTCCACGGCGTTGTCCGGCATTCCGGTGTTTGACTCGGGCGGGATCACGACCGGGCCGACGTTGGCGATGCTCTCCAAGAATCGCCGGAAAGAGGCGGTGATTCCGCTCGACCGGCTGGAATCCTTTGCGGGCGGTGGGGAGACCACCATCATCGTGGAAATGGATGGCCGGACGATCATGAAACAGATCATGAAACATTTGCCGGGCGTGGTGCGGGTGCAGGGGGTGCCGCTCTGATGGCGCTGTCCCTGTTGATCGATGCGGTGGAACGATTCGGCCTGGTGCGGCCGGGCACGTTGACCTATACGGACGAGCTGCACACGCGCAGCAATCTGCAATGCCAGCTTGCGGTGACGAAAAGCGGCGGGGTGTATTGGCGGCCGGCGGTGGGCGAGCCGGTGACGCTGCTCGATGGGGCCACGAAAATTTTCGGCGGGTCGATCGAGCGCATCCGCCTCGACCAGCCGCCGGGGGTGGACACGCGATTGTTCATCACCGTGGAATGCGTGAGCTGGGATCAGATTGCCGATCGTCGGCTGGTGTCCAAAGACTATACGCAGGAGACGGTGCGCGACATTGTGCTGGATCTCATGACCGAGCACCTGGTGGACGAGGGCGTTTCCGAGGCGTCGATCGATGTGGGGCCGGTCATCGAGCGGCTGCCGTTCAATTTTAAATCCGTGACGGAGGCGTTCAACGAGATTGCGGAGCTGGTGGGGTTTGAATGGTGGATCGATGCGGACAAGGGCTTGCATTTTGTGGCCTGCGGCACGGAGCCGGCGCCGTCGAGTTTCACGAGCCGGGCGCAGTATCAAACCTTTCAGGTGACGAGCGAGCGCGCGGACTATCGCAACCGGCAATTCGTGCGCGCGGGACAGGACAAAACGGAGGATCGCACCGAGGAGTTTGTGGGCGACAGCAAACGCCGCACGTTCAATCTGTCGTTTCCGGTGGCGGAAAAACCATCCAGTCTGAAAATCAATGCCGGGGCGGAGCAGACGCTCGGGGTGCGCGGGATCGAGGGCGAGAGCACGGCGCAATGGTTCTATCAAATTGGCGCGACGGAGTTGAATCATTCGCAAAGCGAGACGGTGTTGACGGCCAGCGACACGGTGACGGTCATCTATAAAGGGTTTTTTCCGCTGCTGATTTTGAGCGAGGACCAGATTGAGATCACGGCGCGGGCGGCGGTCGAGGGTGGCACGGGCGTGTATGAGGCCATCGAGGACAAACAGGAGATTGATTCGGCCATTTTCGCGCTCGACCTGGGCGCGGGGCTGTTGCGCCGCAAGGGCTTGATTCCGCAGACGGTCTTGCTGTCGACCCTGACGGCGGGGTTTCGTGCGGGGCAGCTCGTGACCATCACGAATGCGGATTTCGGGGTGAACGGCGATTTTTTGATTGCGCGCGTGGAGTTTGGGTTGTTGGCCTCGGAGCCGCCGATCTTTGGGTATCGGTTGGAATGTTTGAGCGGCGAGGCGGTGGGCGGCTGGGCGGAGTTTTGGATGCGCATTGCCAATGCCGGCCGCAAGTTCGTGGTGCGCGAGAACGAGGTGCTGGGGCCGTTGATTTTCAATCAGGAGCCGTTGGATGCGACGGAGGATTTCACGGTGCAGTCGCAGGCGGCGGCCTGTGGGGAGGTGGACGTGGATGAAATCGGGATGGCGGAGGTGTGTTGATGCGAAATTGTCCGCAATGTGCGCGGCGTCTGGAGGTGCCGGTGACGCGCGAGCGGCTGGTGCCCATCGGGCGGGTGTCTATGGAAATTGTGGAGGCGGCGCCGTTGCTGGCGCTGGCACGCGCGCAGGGGGTTTCTGAATGCGAGGCGTTCGATCAATTGCTGGGCGCCGGGCGGCTGCCGCTGGTCGACTCTTTGTTTTCGTACAACAAGGTGGTGGCCAAAGGGCGTCGCTATATCGGCGATTGTTTGCGCGGGGTGCCGCCGCCCACGCATGTGGCGGTGGGCACGGACAACACGGCGCCGGTGGATGGCGACACGGCCCTGGTGGCCGAGGTGTTTCGGGACGTGATCACGCAGCGCCTGGCGGTGACGGATGGCGCGCGGCTCCGGTTTTTTCTGCCCAGCACGGCGGCCAACGGCAACACGCTGCGCGAGGCCGCGGTGTTTGGTCCGCAGCCGGGCTCGACGATCCTGTCGCGCGTGACGTATTCGGACATTGTGAAGAATTCCACGATTGCCGTGAACTATACCTGGGAAATTGTGTTTTCCGAACCGTGAGGCCTGCGGCGCCGCACGGCGGCGCCGCCTGACATACAAGGAGAGTCCATGGGAACGATTGTCTGGCCGAGTGCGAATGATGTGGGCGTGGTCGCCGGCGCTGGCGTGAAACTGTGGGAGCGACGGCTCTGCGAGCAGGTGCGGACGTTGCTCGATCGCGATTTCATTGTCTCCGGGTTCACGCTGCCCAGCTCGGATGCGGATTTGACGATCGACGTGGCGGCGGGGCTGGCGCACATCGATGGGCACATTGTCGATATTGATACGGCCACGGCGGTGGTGTGTACGGCCAGTCAAACCAATCATATTTTTCTGAAGCTCACGAAAGACATGGCGGGCAATGTGTTGACGGCGGAGTTTGAGGTCAACACCACGGGCACGGCGCCGGCGGACAGTGTGAAGATCGGCACGGCCACCACCAGCGGCTCGGCGGTGACGTCCACGGTCGACTTGCGGGTGTTGAGCCCGTTCGGCCTGTCGTCCACGCCGCGCGCCACGGGTGCCGGCAGCACGCAGGCCCATGAGGGCACGGTGGTGATTTCGTCGAACACCAATCTGAGCGGAGTGCATTTTTACAACAATTTGACGGTGAATGCCGGCGTGACCATCACGGTGCCGGCGGGTGGGCTGCGCCTGGTGTTGATCGCCTCAGAATCCATCACTCTCAATGGGAAAATTAATGCAAAAGGCGCGGGTGGCGCGGGTGGTGCCCCTTCGACGACCAATGGCAACCCAGGGCAACCCGGGACAGATCAGGCTGGTGGTGGCGGTGGTGGCGGGCATCTGCAAGGACAAGCCGGGAATGGTGGAGCATCTATTTGTCATAACTTTACCAAACGGGCCGGAGGGGCCGGAGGGGGTGTTTCCACAGATGGGACGGCCGCGACTTCATTGACGGGAAGTCAGGCTCTAGTCGGGTTCGACCCATTCTTTCTCTTTGGCGGCGCGGGTGGTGGTGGTGGTGGTGCTTCTTCAGGGTCCGCTTGCGCTGGTGGCGGGAATGGCGGAGGAAGTGTTGTTTTAATTGCTCCCTCAATCATCTTTGGCGCTAGTTCCGAAATAGATAGTAGCGGAAACAATGGTCCCAATGGCGGCACTGCATCTACAAACTCTGGTGGTGGTGGAGGGGGCGGTGCGGGAAATATCTATATCATTGCCAAAGCCATTGCGGACAGTGGGATGACCTTTACTATGAATGGTGGGGCTGGCGGGGCTGAAGGGTCACCGTCTCCCGGGAATGGCGCAGCCGGCGCAAACGGATTTCGCCAAATTAACATTTCTTGAGGCCTATGACATTTAAAATTCGCAATATCAAGAGCCCGTTGTATACGCGGATGGTGGAGTCCGAGGACGGTGTGCGCTTTTTCGTGCCGCACCCCAACGCGCCAGATGTGGAGCTGGCCTATCCCAAACGTGCCTGGGAGCGTATGCCGGCCGTGGCGCTGGAGGATGTCACCGCCGACACGGTGTTCGACAAGGGCCGGTTTGTGTGGCAAGGGCGCACCATCACGGAGAAAGATTTGGTTTCGGGCGCGTTCCAGGTGGTGGCTGATGCGGGCGGCTTTAAAATTTTGCGGAAGGTATAGACGGATGGGCGGTCACCCTTTGCCGCCAGGTCTCACGTTTGGCCTGTTTCTTTTTGTCCTCATCAGCCTGTTGTATCTGTTTGGTGTGCTCGAGTGAGGGCACGGTCATGGCCAGTTAAATGGCCGTTCAACGACCCGTCAATGTCTCCATACAATGGCGTATGGGGCCGAGGCTGAAAAGTTTCGCAGGGTCGGATGGATCTTTGAAATAGCCTGACCAGCGACGTTCAGGAACCCGCCACAGGGCGATGAGGGAAAGGGCTTTGAGTTCTTGCCCTTTTGGTGCGTCTGGACGACAGATCAGCAAAAATGGCCGGTAGTCATTCTCAAATTATATGGAAAAATTTCTCAAATTATTTGGCGCGCTATAATTATGTAGGGAAATACGTTGAATTGTATCTGATTGGATACGCGCTTTTATCTAAAAAGATACTACTTTTTGCTAAAGCGGAAGGCGGAACCGTTATGTGAATTGGTAAACCTCTTGCATTTTTTCTGTGAGAGTTTGGAGGAAAGGTTCGGCGCTGAGAGTTTTCCCTGTGACCCGTTTGATCAGTTCTTCGGAAGTATATTGTCGTCCATGACGATGAATGCGATCATTCAGCCATTCTTTCAAGGCTAGAAGATTTC
This window encodes:
- a CDS encoding phage tail tube protein translates to MATQAIAGFKGQVLLSTDGGTAYNKVAELREVTLTVEADTIDASSHAANGWKENINGLKQWSASAEALFVNDDTYLQSLFDALLNETTLKFRFVAEESAGQKKWEGDGIVTSFEFSMPQDDAVGASFEILGSGALTQGTQS
- a CDS encoding phage tail tape measure protein → MATTKEIFIRIGSEFSEVFGDLDKLQNKLKRNGEQLTSIGKKMSVGITLPLAAMGAGALAMSTDFNAAMANVATLIPGNIERVQELKSTVQDMAVGVGKSTDDLAGGLFQVISAFGDSAETAQVLQINAEAAAAGLATTTDAINLTSAVTKAYGDTSAEAVQRVADLAFQTNKLGQTTFPEMAATMGRVVPLAKALNVTQEELFGSMATLTGVTGNTAEVTTQLRATYQAILKPTKDMSGAILRISEGMIESGELTGPLVDQLNELKREFVAVNTELDAAFAAGDKGAAKELEKQLGDISKQMNEVSGGMGAGIVQAKGFQETLKLIAAEADGNSNKLGQLFGSVEAIGAVLALTGSQADNLATKTAAMSEVSGAAGEAFKEQSEGINKTGFAMAQAQQKLAVLTQGLGDELAPVMLSVVNAVAPLIQGLRNVLTWFASLDEGVKQTVIIFTGAFAASGPILVAVGTLMTLLAGITAPILVGGAIIVGIAAGVAAIVANWDRIKQIPAVVQKMVEDVKTWMVDKLQSLIVQPVKEKIEAVTGFFKTMFDKVVGGSFVPDMVRGIGQWMGPGLQQNMVQPAMQATGQTSLLFQQMTVTTAEALRGLQESAVFTFGAIRTNFVNTLVGMIAGTTTFVEFLNQLWQTILAGALNVILSIGLQWALGQLLQQQQAAETLGVFTAVEAAKTAIFGAEETARLGIMLATNQAMLAAVFATIGGMTAVGNAALGILAAALAAVVSFLLAVASAVAGIPIVGQVLAGILIVGAGVAAFQGAAAIAVGAAGVQAAAGTAIVSASTALSGIPVFDSGGITTGPTLAMLSKNRRKEAVIPLDRLESFAGGGETTIIVEMDGRTIMKQIMKHLPGVVRVQGVPL